The uncultured Eubacteriales bacterium region AGTAACGGTAGCCGGAGGCAATGTCCGCCGTCGTGGGGGCCAACAACCCCAAATCCTCATAATTGAGTATCATTTTGCGGGTGATGCCGCAGAGAAGCGCTACCTCCCCGATTTGAAACAAGCCCTCGTATTTTTTCATACATCCCTCCAGAAAAATTTTCAAAACCTATTGACCCGTCCATCCATGGACGGTGTATGATGAACCTATCATACCACAAAATGATACAGAATGCGACATATAGGAGGAACGAAATGAAAATCAGCTTTTACCAGCATTGCGTTTCCACCGGGCGGGAATGGCTGCTGGAGCAATGGGATACCGTGAAAAACGGCGAAAATACGCCCCACAACGTTGCCAAAACCAGCAGCAGACTCATCTGGTGGAAATGCGAGGTCTGCGGGCATTCGTGGCAGACCATGGCAGTTTCCCGCTCCAAGGGAACCGGCTGTCCCGAATGCAACCGGCGGCGGCTTGCGCAGAAGCGGCAAAGCCGTGAAAAAGCAAGGGAACGACCCCGCAGGCAGACAGCGCAGCCTGTTTCCGAACAGGCGCATGACAATTAGAAAGAACACATAGGAGGGATGCACTATGCACAAAGAAAAACCAATGCGGCGCATGATGGCGCTGCTTTTAGCGGCGGCAGTGGCGCTGGGCACAACGCCGGTTACCGTTATGGCGGCCGAGGAAGCTGTCGGCACAAGCGGGGAGATTGTCTCCTTTGAAGCCTTACCCGAGGAAACAGCAAGCCAAGCGGTGGAGCTCGATACAGCCATTGAGGATTTGGATTTGCCGGAAACGCTGACGGCTATGATACGAACAGAAGCAAGCGCAGAGGATGCAGAACAGGAAGAGCCTGTTCAGTATTCGGGTGAATCAGAACCGATTGAGCAGGACAGCACTTCCGATTTGGCAACAGAATCCTCCGCGCAGAATATTCCGGTGACTACCGGCTCCGCTATTATGGCCGAGGACGCGGAGGAACCGAATCAACCTGTTTCCGATGGAGAAAACGAACCTGAGGAAACCGGAACAGACGAAGCTACAACGGAGCCTGAAATTCCGGTGACATGGGCAGCGAAGCCGGAATATGACGGCGAAACCACGGGAACCTATCTGTTCACACCCGAATTGCCGGAGGGACTTACCCTCGCGGACGGCGTGGAAATTCCGACCATCACCGTCACGGTTGGTACGGCGGTTGTTACCGGTACGGTGACGGCCTTTGACGAGCTGACCGACGACACTCGCTGGCAAAATACCAATGCGCCGGAATTTCCAGAAACCATAAGCGGTATGATTGATGGTGAAATGGCGCACATTCCAGTAATATGGGAAACGGAGCAGGAGTACGATGCGGAATATCCGGTACGCGGCCTGTATGTGTTCACTGCCCTTTTGGGAGAGGGCTATGCTCTGGCTGACGGCGTGGAGCCGCCCCATATCACTGTGTTCATCCCGGAAACGGTGCGCAGAACCTCTGGACTGCTTCGCATGATCGGTGGCGGTACAACGGCAAGCCCGCTGGAAATCACCATGGCGGCACAGCTTGCTGAGATTGCCGAATTGGTGAACGAGGGCAGGCTGGAAAGCTTTTTGCTTAACGACTCGACAGCGCAGGTCACGCTGGAGCTGCAAAACGACCTTGACCTTTCGGCGTATGCAGACGGTGAAGGCTGGACGCCTATTGGCAGGGAGGGAAATCCCTTTAAAGGCAGCTTTGACGGGGGCGGCAATAAAATTACCGGGCTTGTCATCAGCTGCGAAAGTACGTCCTATCAAGGTTTGTTTGGCCGTATTATGAATGGCGGAACAGTACAGAACCTTGGTTTGGAAAATGTATCGATTACCGGTGGTCAATATACCGGCGGGATAGTGGGAGCTGTCGCTTCCGGTCTAATAAAAAACTGTTATGTTAGCGGCAACGTCACAAGCGCATCCGAGTATGTGGGCGGCATAGCGGGAGTTACCAATAACGTTACGATAGAAAACTGCTATTCTTCTGGCAGTATTGAGGGCGGTCAATATACAGGCGGAATTGCGGGATATGTAACCGGCGGAACCGTGAAGAATTGCTACAGTACCTCTGGTATCACAAGCACAGACATGTATATAGGGGGAATAACCGGATATGTAACCGGTGGTACGGTGAAAAACTGCGCTGCGCTGAATCCAAGCATCAGTGGGGGCAACGTGACAGGCCGAGTGGTAGGAAATAAGGGGTACAACGGAAATCTTGAGGGAAACACAGCCTTTAGCGGCATGACGGTCAACGGTAGTATAGTATCCGGCGGCACGGCATCCGATGGCAACGGCGCAGGTAAAAATGCCGGTGAAATTTGCGATTCAGGCTTCTGGACGACTTCTTCCGGCTTTACAGAAGCATGGGATACAGGAATTTGGCAGATAGCGGCCGATAAACTCCCCGGCTTTGCTGCCGCAGTTGCGCTTCCTCTGCACTTGACGGAATCCTCTGGGAGTCCCTTTGAGGGTGAAGGCACAAGCGGCAACCCTTACAAAATCAGCACAGCTGAGCAGCTGGCAAGACTGGCAAGCTTGGTAAACGGAGGGAACAACTTCTCCGGCAAGTATTTTCAGCTGCAAAACGACCTTGATCTTTCTGCCTATGCGGACGGCGGAGGTTGGACACCCATTGGAAATAAGGACCATCCTTTCACCGGCAACTTTAACGGCAACGGCAAGAAAATTACAGAACTAACCATTAACCGCAGCAGTTCGGCTTATCAGGGATTGTTCGGCTATGTTGGAAATGGCGGTGTCGTGCAAAAGCTGGGCGTGGAAAACGCGAAAATTACCGGCAAAAATAACGTGGGCGGCATAGCGGGCGGAAGTAAAGGCACCGTGCAAAACTGCTATGTTACCGGCAGTATTATCGCGACAGGTAACTATGCGGGCGGTATTGCAGGCTCTCTGAACCATCATAGTTCTGATGCAGGCGGCAAGGTGGATCACTGCTACAGCACCGCCATTGTCTCCGCCGGTGATTATGCGGGGGGGGTGGCAGGGCTGGTTGATTGGCCAAGCACAGTGACAAACTGTGCTGCGCTGAATTCCAGCATCAGCGGCACAAACTATGTCGGACGCGTAGCTGGTTCTGGTCTCACAGGCCTTTCCGGAAACACAGCTTTCAGCGGCATGACAGTCAACGGCAATTCAGTATCAGATGGCACGGCATCCAATGGCAACGGCGCAGATGAAAGTGCCGGTGAAATTCGCGCTTCAGGCTTCTGGACGGCTTCCTCCGACTTTACAGAAGCTTGGGATACAGGAATTTGGAATATTGAGGTCGACAAACTCCCTGGCTTCGGCACCGCAGTTGAGCTTCCTCTGCACTTGACCGAATCCTCTGTTATTCCTTTTGATGGAGAAGGCAACAACGGCAACCCTTACAAAATCAGCACAGCTGAGCAGCTGGCAAGACTGGCAAGACTAGTAAACAGCGGGAATAACTTCTCTGGCAAGCATTTTGTGCTGCAAAACGACCTTGACCTTTCCGGATATGCAGGAGGTGAGGGGTGGGTACCTATCGGCAATGAGTCCCAACCTTTCGAAGGCAACTTTAACGGCAACGGCAGCGAAATCACCGGGCTAACCATCGGCTACAGCGTTGCGCCTTATAAGGGCCTGTTCGGTTACATCGGTATCGACGGCACAGTGGAAAATTTGGGAGTCACCGACATTAGTGTCACTGGCTATTGGTATGTCGGCGGCGTGACGGGTATGGTTGTAGGTACGGTGAAGAATTGTTATGCAACCGGCAGTGTCTCCGGCGGTTACTACGTTGGGGGCGTAGCAGGGCATGTTTACGAAACAATGCAAAATTGCTATGCAACCGGCAGCGTCTCCGGCGTCGACTATGTCGGCGGCGTGGCAGGGTATGTTAACGGCACAGTACGGAACTGTTACACAACTGGCGACGTTAGCGGCAACAGCTATGTCGGCGGCGTGGCAGGATCCGTTGAAAGCGGTGGCACGGTGCAAAACTGCTATGCAACAGGCAGTATCAGAGGCACAAGCAACTATGTCGGGGGTGTGGCAGGATTTGTTAAATCCTCGCTGCTGCAAAATTGCGCGGCGTTAAACCCCACAGTCAGCGGTACAGGCAATGTGGGGCGCGTAGTGGGATATCATAATAACAGCGCCCTTGCCAACAACTATGCGTACACCGGCATGAACTGCACGAGCAAAGGCGATAGTAAGGATAACGGTGCAGACGTGACTGCTCGGACCCTGTTCGCCGCAAGCTTCTGGAAGACACTGGGCAATTGGAGCGGCTCTGCGTGGGACGAGACCGTTTGGACTATTACAGATGACAAGCTGCCCGTACTGAAGGATATTTCCGGGCAGAACGGTGATGGGGGTTTGTATCTGGCAGAGCGGGATATTCAGTATGCCGCGGTGCAGACAACAGGCTATAGCTACACCGGAGAAACGGTTTATCCAACCGTTACCTTTGATGGTCACACGCTCGTCAAAGATACGGATTACACCGTTTCCATTACCAGCGCGGACAACAGCGGGACAAGCGCGGGAACAAAAGCCGGAACGGTGACCGTTACACTTACCGGTCAGGGCAACTTTACAGGCACAAAGACCGATGCGACCTATACCATCGGCAAGGCAAACAGTACGCTGACAATCTCCTGCGCCGATATTACCTATGGAGGAACGCCAAGCCCGCAAATTATAAATAAGACCGGTGACGGTGCGGTAACTTACACATATAAAGTGCAGGGTGCAGATAACAGTACCTATACTTCTCAAGCACCTGCAAATGCGAAGACCTATACCGTGCGGGGCACCTTGGCGGAAACGGCAAATTATAGTGCCGCAACAGCTACGGCGGATTTCACAATTTCCCCGAAATCTAATGCCAATTTCACCATTGCGGCGATTCCGAATCAGACCTACACCGGCTTAGGCATGAGGCCTACCCCGGAGGTAAAGGTTGGCAGCACAGTTCTGACAGAAAACATGGATTTTACTTATAGCTACAGCAACAATACGAATGTCGGAGAACTCGCTAAGGTTTTGGTCAGTGGAAGAGGGAATTACGCGGGCAGTACCGGCGAAAAACCTTTTACCATCATCAAAGGAAATAATTTCTTGAGTATTTCCTGCGGCAATATCACTTACGGGCAAGAGCCTGTACCAAATGCCACTGCCAATATTAGCGGGGGAACAATGTCTTACCGATACAAGGTACAGGGTACAAATGACAGCACCTATACTGAGGTTGTACCAACAGCGGTAGGAAGCTACACGGTTCAGGGAACGTCGGCAGCTACGTCAAATTTTAATTCCCAAACGGCTACCGCAGATTTCACCATCAGAAAAGCATCCGGTACTTTCACATCAACAGATGCTGTTATGACTACCTATTCACCTACGCTGACACTTGCGGATATTATCCTGCCAGCAAACTATGCGTGGACGAACTCGTCAACGGCAATCACGGCGGCAGGCAATGGACAGATTTTCGCGGCTACTTATACCGACCCCAGCGGCAACTACGAAGCCGCTAACGGTAATATTACGGTAAATGTGGAAAAAGCAGTGGCTCCGTCTATCACGTTCCCAACTGCGGCAACAGCGATTACTTACGGGCAAACGCTGGCGGCCGCAACGCTTGATAAACTTTCCGATGCAAATGGTTCATTTGCATGGGCTGCTCCGTCCACCGCACCCACCGTGGCGCAGAGCAGAAATACCTTTGAAGTAACTTATACACCGACAGACACGGC contains the following coding sequences:
- a CDS encoding hypothetical protein (Evidence 5 : No homology to any previously reported sequences); protein product: MKISFYQHCVSTGREWLLEQWDTVKNGENTPHNVAKTSSRLIWWKCEVCGHSWQTMAVSRSKGTGCPECNRRRLAQKRQSREKARERPRRQTAQPVSEQAHDN